A window of Candidatus Bathyarchaeota archaeon contains these coding sequences:
- a CDS encoding Gar1/Naf1 family protein: MQRLGRISNVSPSGNAIVKAENPPKIGSEVVDENLNVVGKVFDVIGPVSSPYAVIKPSVREPAKLVNKPVYLLLSKTKRSRRDNE; encoded by the coding sequence TTGCAAAGATTGGGCAGGATTTCAAATGTATCTCCTTCAGGAAACGCCATAGTTAAAGCTGAGAATCCCCCGAAAATCGGCTCCGAAGTCGTCGATGAAAACCTAAATGTTGTCGGCAAAGTTTTCGATGTCATTGGCCCAGTCTCGTCACCTTATGCAGTGATTAAACCCAGTGTTAGAGAACCCGCCAAATTGGTGAATAAACCAGTCTATCTGCTTCTCTCGAAAACGAAACGGAGCAGAAGAGACAATGAGTAG
- the rpl7ae gene encoding 50S ribosomal protein L7Ae, with protein MTKPFYVKYEVPKELVDAAYEALTIASKSGSVRKGTNEATKAVERSQAKLVVIAEDVDPPEVIAHLPLLCDERKIPYVFVPSKEQLGKSIGIDVPCAASVIMREGEAAGLIKEIVTRIDQVKRGTQ; from the coding sequence ATGACTAAACCATTCTATGTAAAATATGAAGTCCCAAAAGAACTCGTAGATGCAGCCTATGAAGCCCTAACGATTGCTTCAAAATCAGGATCAGTTAGGAAAGGAACCAACGAAGCTACAAAAGCTGTCGAACGTTCCCAAGCAAAACTTGTCGTTATCGCTGAAGACGTTGACCCACCAGAAGTCATCGCGCACTTACCACTGCTCTGTGACGAAAGAAAGATTCCATACGTCTTTGTTCCAAGCAAAGAACAACTCGGCAAATCCATTGGCATCGATGTTCCATGTGCAGCGTCAGTCATTATGAGAGAAGGCGAAGCAGCAGGCTTAATCAAAGAGATCGTGACACGTATCGATCAGGTTAAACGAGGCACTCAGTAA
- a CDS encoding DUF116 domain-containing protein has translation MPYKFTFDLSKVPRFFFTELAMISYQRGMHKTVLNTANDLIVKFRIQEATGLNISDAVVLLQDLLDLQAVNLTERPRFLETKKRALFIPHCSRKYMDNRCKASFDPEVPAYTCAHCSDDCIVNKADRYARSKGYDVYVVPGGSCIPKILKNNCYEGVVGVACGEEMKMMGHLLASLDVRGQGIPLIKNGCANTSFNMDTVMKTL, from the coding sequence ATGCCCTATAAATTCACTTTTGACTTGTCAAAAGTTCCCCGATTCTTCTTTACAGAGCTGGCGATGATTAGTTACCAGCGGGGCATGCATAAAACGGTTCTAAACACCGCTAACGATTTGATTGTTAAATTTCGAATTCAAGAAGCCACAGGCTTAAACATTTCAGACGCAGTGGTTTTACTTCAGGACCTCTTGGATTTGCAGGCAGTCAACCTTACAGAGCGACCAAGGTTCTTAGAAACCAAGAAACGGGCACTCTTCATCCCGCACTGTTCCCGCAAATACATGGACAACAGATGTAAAGCCAGCTTTGACCCCGAAGTTCCAGCTTACACTTGCGCTCATTGCTCCGATGACTGCATAGTTAACAAGGCTGACCGATACGCCAGAAGCAAAGGCTACGACGTCTACGTTGTTCCCGGCGGTTCATGTATTCCAAAGATTCTTAAAAACAACTGCTATGAAGGCGTTGTAGGGGTGGCTTGTGGAGAAGAGATGAAGATGATGGGGCACCTCTTAGCCAGCCTAGATGTTCGCGGTCAAGGCATACCTTTGATTAAGAATGGCTGTGCAAACACTTCCTTCAACATGGACACCGTCATGAAAACCCTCTAA
- a CDS encoding transcription initiation factor IIB has protein sequence MSREPKLQPPQEEDQPTSKVEPQKARVCPECGSARLMHDSEAAEIVCMDCGIVVQQKMADRGPEWRAFDDEQRSKRTRVGAPLTYTIHDKGLSTTIDWHDRDVYGKSLSPGQKAQVYRLRKWQRRIRVSDATERNLAFALSEITKISNNLNLPKNILETASVIYRKAVKERLIRGRSIQGVTSAALYLACRQCGLPRTLDEISQASVVNKKEVGRSYRFLIRELNYSIPPLRPSQYITKFSNQLTMQGKVEEIAHKILTSAKELKLTSGRGPTGIAAAASYIASVLTGERKTQREIAEIAQVTEVTIRNRYKELSEKLMFQISI, from the coding sequence ATGAGTAGGGAACCCAAATTACAGCCCCCACAAGAAGAAGATCAACCCACCTCAAAGGTTGAACCCCAAAAAGCAAGGGTTTGCCCTGAATGTGGAAGCGCCCGACTTATGCATGATTCTGAAGCCGCTGAAATCGTGTGCATGGACTGCGGCATAGTTGTTCAGCAGAAAATGGCTGACCGCGGACCCGAATGGCGAGCCTTCGATGATGAGCAACGTTCAAAACGCACCAGAGTCGGCGCACCCTTAACCTACACCATCCATGACAAAGGTTTATCCACGACTATAGATTGGCATGACAGAGACGTCTACGGCAAAAGCCTCTCGCCTGGCCAGAAAGCCCAAGTTTATCGCTTGCGAAAATGGCAGCGCCGCATCAGGGTTTCCGATGCAACAGAACGTAACTTGGCGTTTGCGCTTTCAGAAATCACAAAGATATCCAACAACCTGAACTTGCCAAAAAACATCCTGGAAACCGCTTCAGTTATCTACCGTAAAGCCGTCAAAGAACGCCTCATACGTGGCAGGTCAATTCAGGGTGTTACGTCCGCTGCTTTGTATTTGGCGTGTAGGCAGTGTGGTTTGCCTCGAACGCTGGATGAGATTTCTCAGGCATCCGTAGTGAACAAAAAGGAAGTTGGGCGGAGCTATAGGTTCTTGATTCGGGAACTCAACTACTCGATTCCGCCGCTGCGCCCAAGTCAATACATCACTAAATTCTCAAATCAGCTCACCATGCAGGGGAAAGTGGAGGAAATCGCCCACAAAATCTTGACGTCCGCTAAAGAACTAAAACTTACCTCTGGACGTGGACCCACAGGTATCGCTGCAGCTGCAAGCTACATAGCTTCGGTTTTAACTGGAGAACGCAAGACGCAAAGGGAAATCGCTGAAATCGCGCAGGTTACCGAAGTAACTATCCGAAACCGCTACAAAGAACTTAGTGAAAAGCTGATGTTCCAGATCAGCATTTAA